One window of the Candidatus Thermoplasmatota archaeon genome contains the following:
- the serC gene encoding 3-phosphoserine/phosphohydroxythreonine transaminase, whose product MTKRVYNFYAGPATLPLPVLKQVQEELLDFHGTGVSILEISHRSKEYGEVHTKASELLRELMGIPSDYKVLWLQGGASSQFFMVPLNLQIKGKPMEYVNTGAWAKKAIKEAKLYGDVSIVASSEDQKFTYIPKNVAFTENAAYAHITGNETIGGIEWFYTPKTPDNVPLVCDMSSNFMDKVIDVKKYAVIYAGAQKNLGPAGVTVVIVREDLLNRVPESTPTMLKWKTHAEKDSLYNTCPCFAIYICELVLEHLKKLGGIAAVEKVNRKKAKIIYDVIDKSNGFYRGVAQKDSRSLMNVTFNLPTPELEELCVAEAKKKGLIGLKGHRDVGGMRASLYNAMSLEGTEALAAFLTEFKEQHEKATVKQVN is encoded by the coding sequence ATGACAAAACGCGTGTATAATTTTTATGCAGGGCCTGCCACGCTTCCACTTCCTGTGTTGAAACAAGTTCAAGAAGAACTTCTTGATTTTCATGGAACTGGGGTGTCAATACTAGAAATCTCCCATCGGTCAAAAGAATACGGAGAAGTACATACCAAAGCATCAGAACTCCTCAGAGAACTGATGGGTATTCCAAGCGACTATAAAGTGTTATGGCTACAAGGTGGCGCATCATCACAGTTCTTCATGGTACCACTGAACCTTCAAATCAAGGGAAAACCAATGGAATACGTCAATACCGGAGCATGGGCAAAAAAAGCAATCAAAGAAGCAAAACTTTACGGAGATGTTTCCATTGTTGCCTCATCTGAAGATCAAAAATTTACCTACATCCCAAAAAACGTTGCTTTTACCGAGAATGCAGCATATGCACATATCACCGGCAACGAAACCATCGGCGGTATTGAATGGTTTTACACCCCAAAAACCCCGGACAATGTTCCCCTTGTCTGCGACATGTCATCGAACTTCATGGATAAGGTAATCGATGTTAAAAAATATGCTGTAATCTATGCAGGTGCACAAAAAAACCTTGGACCTGCTGGCGTCACCGTAGTTATCGTCCGCGAAGATCTTCTTAACCGTGTTCCTGAAAGCACCCCAACCATGCTGAAATGGAAAACCCATGCAGAAAAAGATTCACTGTACAACACCTGCCCCTGTTTTGCAATTTACATCTGCGAACTTGTCCTAGAACATTTGAAAAAACTTGGTGGCATTGCTGCAGTTGAAAAAGTTAACCGGAAAAAAGCAAAAATCATTTACGATGTCATCGATAAATCCAATGGATTTTACCGCGGTGTCGCCCAGAAAGACTCACGATCGCTGATGAATGTTACGTTTAATCTGCCAACTCCTGAGCTTGAGGAACTCTGTGTTGCTGAAGCGAAGAAAAAAGGATTGATTGGTTTGAAAGGACATCGTGATGTCGGCGGTATGCGTGCATCGCTGTACAATGCGATGTCACTGGAAGGGACAGAAGCCCTCGCTGCATTCCTTACTGAATTCAAAGAACA